One region of Gossypium raimondii isolate GPD5lz chromosome 6, ASM2569854v1, whole genome shotgun sequence genomic DNA includes:
- the LOC105773458 gene encoding zinc finger BED domain-containing protein DAYSLEEPER — protein sequence MTEMTEITDMETIPGESNNQLALTTPEAQPIKRRKKKSMVWEYFTIENVSAGCRRAYCKRCKQSFAYSTGSKVAGTSHLKRHIAKGTCRALLRGQGQDNNQFITPYNPKMGGSEPPKRRYRSPSSPFIPFDQDRCRHEIARMIIMHEYPLHIVEHPGFIAFVQNLQPQFDKMSFNTVQGDCVATYLREKQSLMNFIEGIPGRFCLTLDMWSSNQTLGYVFITGHFVDSDWKLHRRVFNVVMEPYPDSRSALSHAIAACLSDWSLEGKLFSLTFNHPLSEAGLENLRPLLCVKNPLILNGQLLIRNCIARTMSSMAKDVLGAGQEIIKKIRDSVKYVKMSESHDDKFIQVKNQLQVPSEKSLFLDNQTQWNTTYEMLAAASELKEVFDCLDTYDPDYKLAPSMEDWKLAETLCSFLKPLFDAASILTTTTLPTVITFFYEVWKIHVDLGRSVTSEDPFISNLAKSMQEKIDKYWKDCSLVLAMAVVMDPRFKMKLVEFSFTKIYGEDAPTYIKTVDDGIHELFLEYVALPLPLTPTYVEEVNGANNGKTNESHQGNLLSDHGLADFDVYIMETNSQQMKSELDQYLEESLLPRVQEFDVLGWWKLNKMKYPTLSKMARDILSIPVSAAATESIFDITDKQLDEYRSSLRPETVEALICAKDWLHYGSSDVSNALVKMEF from the coding sequence ATGACAGAAATGACAGAAATTACAGATATGGAAACAATCCCTGGGGAGAGTAACAATCAGCTGGCACTGACCACTCCCGAAGCGCAGCCTATCAAGCGCCGAAAAAAGAAGTCCATGGTTTGGGAGTACTTTACCATTGAAAATGTGAGTGCCGGATGTAGAAGAGCATATTGTAAGCGCTGCAAGCAAAGTTTTGCTTATAGCACTGGTTCTAAGGTAGCAGGTACCAGTCATCTGAAGCGTCACATTGCCAAAGGAACCTGTCGAGCACTCTTACGAGGCCAAGGCCAAGATAACAATCAATTCATCACCCCATATAACCCAAAGATGGGTGGAAGTGAACCTCCTAAGCGACGCTACAGATCTCCTAGCTCACCTTTTATCCCATTTGATCAGGACCGGTGCCGCCATGAAATTGCCAGAATGATTATCATGCATGAGTACCCTCTTCACATAGTTGAACATCCTGGGTTCATAGCTTTTGTTCAAAACCTTCAGCCTCAGTTTGATAAAATGAGTTTCAACACCGTTCAAGGGGATTGTGTTGCAACTTACCTGAGGGAAAAGCAAAGCCTAATGAACTTTATTGAGGGTATTCCTGGACGCTTCTGTCTTACACTGGACATGTGGAGTTCAAATCAAACCCTCGGTTATGTGTTTATAACTGGACACTTCGTTGATAGTGACTGGAAGTTGCACAGACGGGTTTTCAATGTTGTAATGGAACCATATCCGGATTCCCGTTCTGCTCTAAGTCATGCCATCGCTGCCTGCCTTTCAGACTGGAGTTTGGAAGGCAAGTTATTTTCCCTCACCTTCAATCATCCGCTAAGTGAAGCTGGGCTGGAAAATCTTAGACCTTTACTGTGCGTTAAAAATCCCCTTATTCTTAATGGTCAGCTGTTAATTAGAAATTGTATAGCTCGTACTATGAGCAGCATGGCAAAGGATGTGCTTGGAGCAGGGCAAGAGATCATCAAGAAAATCCGTGATAGTGTAAAGTATGTGAAGATGTCAGAATCCCATGATGACAAGTTCATTCAAGTTAAAAACCAGCTTCAAGTGCCCAGTGAAAAGAGCCTGTTTCTTGACAATCAAACTCAGTGGAACACAACATACGAAATGCTTGCAGCTGCTTCTGAATTAAAGGAAGTGTTTGATTGCTTGGATACTTACGATCCAGATTATAAGCTAGCCCCATCAATGGAAGACTGGAAGTTGGCTGAGACTTTATGCAGTTTCTTGAAACCTCTCTTCGATGCAGCCAGCATCCTTACAACTACAACTCTCCCTACCGTAATTACATTCTTTTATGAAGTGTGGAAAATACATGTGGACTTGGGTCGTTCCGTCACTAGTGAGGATCCTTTCATCAGCAACCTTGCAAAATCAATGCAAGAAAAGATTGACAAGTACTGGAAGGACTGTAGCCTGGTTTTGGCAATGGCAGTGGTCATGGATCCTCGTTTCAAAATGAAACTTGTCGAGTTCAGTTTCACAAAAATATATGGCGAAGATGCTCCCACATACATCAAAACTGTTGACGATGGAATTCATGAGCTCTTTCTTGAATACGTGGCACTCCCATTGCCTTTGACGCCAACTTATGTGGAAGAAGTGAATGGTGCAAACAATGGAAAGACCAACGAATCTCATCAAGGTAATCTTCTTTCGGACCATGGGCTTGCAGATTTTGATGTCTACATTATGGAGACTAATAGCCAGCAGATGAAGTCTGAGCTGGATCAGTACTTGGAAGAGTCCCTGTTACCTCGTGTCCAAGAGTTTGATGTGTTGGGTTGGTGGAAGCTGAACAAGATGAAGTATCCAACTCTTTCCAAGATGGCTCGCGACATTTTGTCGATTCCGGTGTCTGCTGCTGCCACCGAATCAATCTTTGATATCACAGACAAGCAACTAGATGAATATCGTAGCTCTTTGCGACCGGAGACAGTGGAAGCTCTAATCTGTGCCAAGGATTGGCTACATTATGGATCTTCTGATGTTTCGAATGCGCTTGTTAAAATGGAATTTTAG